GAACATTGgtacttattttttttacatacacatTTAGATTGGGTCTATTATCTCTTAACTGTATGTATGCTAACAGAAAAACGTAAATACTTTATGCGTAGATAGATAATTTATCTAAGTTAAAtgcattttattcattatttataccGATATTTTTTGACACAATCATTCCCAAGATCAACCACAACAACACTGTATTGGTCATCAACAGCCAATCCTGCTGGCCTTTTCAATTTAGCATCAGCACTGTCTATACAATACAAGAGCTGGccagaaataaaattaaacacttgaatatagtgtttatttttatcagaacGGGTGGCAATTATGTGTCCTTTCTTGTCATAAGTGATACCTCCAAAATGGCCTCGATTTCTACCATCTGGATATATTTCCCTGAGGAATTCTCCACCTGGGCTGAAAACATGAATATGAGAATCAGCAATCAAAATTTCATCCTGAGGACCTGTTGCAATAAGACTGACAAATCTTGAATGGCGAATTCCTTTCCTCTTTAATTCAATCCTGCGTAATAGTTTCCCAGAGGGATCTAAGACGAAGACACATTTTAGGTTGTTGTCCACGACTAAGATTTCTCCTTTGCTATTCACTGCTAAACTAAGTGGTTCTACAAAATCAGAATGGGTGAACTGACTAACCAACGTGCCATCAAAACTAAGCTCTGTGACATATCTGGTTCTCCAGTTGATGACTAGTAGTGAATCACTGGGTGTCACTGCAATCCCTGTTCCCCCTCGTTCCTCAAATCCATCACCAAGGAAATGTTGAACAAACTCTAGGGACGGTCCAAGAACTTTAATTCTACTATTACCTGTATCAAGAACAAAAACACGTCCTGCCTTGTTAATGGCAATTGCTGCAGGCTGCAAGAAATGTTCATCTCCTGCTCCTGCAGACCCAAAACAAATAACAGGATTGATGTGCTCAGATGATGTAAAATGATAGGGACTACCCTTTATTGGTCGTCCAAAGATGCTGACATGTAGTTCATAAATACCAACTTGTTCAGGTGTGTATCTGATATTATATGTTCCATCACCTTCATCTAAAAGTTGGGCTTCTACTTGCTCTCCATTTTCGTAACGAAGTTCAATTACTACAGGATCACCTCCAGCTGACTGCAAACTGCCATGATAATCCACAGTTCTTAGCAATGAAAAAGACTCAAGATGAGCAGAGGTATCACATACATCTGCTGTACAGAGCGCTGGAAAAGTTTTACTAGTTCTTACCCTTCCAAAAGCATTCAGTGCAGCCTCAATCTCAGAAAATGCAGAATTATGCAGGTGCTCATACTTGATAAAAGCATTCTCTCGTGGCTCCATGAAATTTTTTACAGCATCAATTTTTTCATTCAAATCACTAATTTTTTTGGTGATGTTTCTAACTTCCACCTGGTTCTGTAGACCCTGACATTCTTTTTCAACTGTGGATTTTTCTCCTTGGATCATAGTAAGCTGATCCAGCAAAACTTTTTTCTTCTCATCTCGCATCTTTTTAATCATCCCAAGCACTTCTTGTCTCCTCTTTTCCACAGCATTAATAATCTCTTGAAAGGTCCTATTAATAAGCTCAAAAGTGTGTTCCACATTCTGATCTAGTTTGCCTATTTCACTGTTTACGTTCTCAGCTGCAACATTCAGCTTCTCTATGCAGAGGTTTGCTTTATACAGCAAAATTTCTGACATCCTTTTGATTGCTATAGAGAAAGGTATCACTGTATGGCTGTAACTTCCATTTCCATTTTCATGACTTCCTTCATTACAGGCTGAACAGAACACACAGTCACAGCTTTCACAAAACAAAAGCTCTTGAGCAGTGTGTGTTGAGCATCTTGGGACTACTTCTCTTCGTTGTCTAGACATAAGGTCAAGAAGTTGGTTGACAAGAAAACTTGGAGGGAGAGCATTAATCCCACCACGAGGAAGGGGAATTGTTTCCCGGCAAATTGGGCAACGAAATGATCCAGCATCACGAACACCAGTTGCTGCAACAATCCTCTCCAAACAACTTCTACAGACAGAATGTGAACAAGACAGTAACTTGGGAATGTGTTCCTGGCTATCGTATGTGCAGAGACAGGTGCCACAAGTCAGGAAGTGTTCACTGAAGTCTTCATAGTTGATTGAAACAGTTTCCACCAAGGTTGATGGTGTCATCATCTTTCTACCTAACTGGAACCTATAAAACatgataaatacttttataaactactttcatttttaaagtgaaacattACTTAAGATGCATATATGAAACAAGTTATGGCAACTTCTATGATGTTAGAGTTTTAACAGTTTCTAAATACTTGCTCAGTAATTCAAACTTAGCATTTTTCTAagaaatatatgatatataaattaaaaaaacaaattcagtttATTTCCTTAAGAATATTTTAGGCTATATGCCAATGCATAAGCACTACATGAGTTTAGGTGGACATATatacttttcagtttttattacttgAAAGCTAAGGCATGATTATAGTTTGGCAAACCATGATAAACTAGCAGCTCTCAAGTCAAAG
This genomic window from Tachypleus tridentatus isolate NWPU-2018 chromosome 10, ASM421037v1, whole genome shotgun sequence contains:
- the LOC143229672 gene encoding tripartite motif-containing protein 2-like isoform X3 produces the protein MKYKFQLGRKMMTPSTLVETVSINYEDFSEHFLTCGTCLCTYDSQEHIPKLLSCSHSVCRSCLERIVAATGVRDAGSFRCPICRETIPLPRGGINALPPSFLVNQLLDLMSRQRREVVPRCSTHTAQELLFCESCDCVFCSACNEGSHENGNGSYSHTVIPFSIAIKRMSEILLYKANLCIEKLNVAAENVNSEIGKLDQNVEHTFELINRTFQEIINAVEKRRQEVLGMIKKMRDEKKKVLLDQLTMIQGEKSTVEKECQGLQNQVEVRNITKKISDLNEKIDAVKNFMEPRENAFIKYEHLHNSAFSEIEAALNAFGRVRTSKTFPALCTADVCDTSAHLESFSLLRTVDYHGSLQSAGGDPVVIELRYENGEQVEAQLLDEGDGTYNIRYTPEQVGIYELHVSIFGRPIKGSPYHFTSSEHINPVICFGSAGAGDEHFLQPAAIAINKAGRVFVLDTGNSRIKVLGPSLEFVQHFLGDGFEERGGTGIAVTPSDSLLVINWRTRYVTELSFDGTLVSQFTHSDFVEPLSLAVNSKGEILVVDNNLKCVFVLDPSGKLLRRIELKRKGIRHSRFVSLIATGPQDEILIADSHIHVFSPGGEFLREIYPDGRNRGHFGGITYDKKGHIIATRSDKNKHYIQVFNFISGQLLYCIDSADAKLKRPAGLAVDDQYSVVVVDLGNDCVKKYRYK
- the LOC143229672 gene encoding tripartite motif-containing protein 2-like isoform X2 — translated: MAAKFQLGRKMMTPSTLVETVSINYEDFSEHFLTCGTCLCTYDSQEHIPKLLSCSHSVCRSCLERIVAATGVRDAGSFRCPICRETIPLPRGGINALPPSFLVNQLLDLMSRQRREVVPRCSTHTAQELLFCESCDCVFCSACNEGSHENGNGSYSHTVIPFSIAIKRMSEILLYKANLCIEKLNVAAENVNSEIGKLDQNVEHTFELINRTFQEIINAVEKRRQEVLGMIKKMRDEKKKVLLDQLTMIQGEKSTVEKECQGLQNQVEVRNITKKISDLNEKIDAVKNFMEPRENAFIKYEHLHNSAFSEIEAALNAFGRVRTSKTFPALCTADVCDTSAHLESFSLLRTVDYHGSLQSAGGDPVVIELRYENGEQVEAQLLDEGDGTYNIRYTPEQVGIYELHVSIFGRPIKGSPYHFTSSEHINPVICFGSAGAGDEHFLQPAAIAINKAGRVFVLDTGNSRIKVLGPSLEFVQHFLGDGFEERGGTGIAVTPSDSLLVINWRTRYVTELSFDGTLVSQFTHSDFVEPLSLAVNSKGEILVVDNNLKCVFVLDPSGKLLRRIELKRKGIRHSRFVSLIATGPQDEILIADSHIHVFSPGGEFLREIYPDGRNRGHFGGITYDKKGHIIATRSDKNKHYIQVFNFISGQLLYCIDSADAKLKRPAGLAVDDQYSVVVVDLGNDCVKKYRYK
- the LOC143229672 gene encoding tripartite motif-containing protein 2-like isoform X1 produces the protein MKNICAHQKDSQIIRFQLGRKMMTPSTLVETVSINYEDFSEHFLTCGTCLCTYDSQEHIPKLLSCSHSVCRSCLERIVAATGVRDAGSFRCPICRETIPLPRGGINALPPSFLVNQLLDLMSRQRREVVPRCSTHTAQELLFCESCDCVFCSACNEGSHENGNGSYSHTVIPFSIAIKRMSEILLYKANLCIEKLNVAAENVNSEIGKLDQNVEHTFELINRTFQEIINAVEKRRQEVLGMIKKMRDEKKKVLLDQLTMIQGEKSTVEKECQGLQNQVEVRNITKKISDLNEKIDAVKNFMEPRENAFIKYEHLHNSAFSEIEAALNAFGRVRTSKTFPALCTADVCDTSAHLESFSLLRTVDYHGSLQSAGGDPVVIELRYENGEQVEAQLLDEGDGTYNIRYTPEQVGIYELHVSIFGRPIKGSPYHFTSSEHINPVICFGSAGAGDEHFLQPAAIAINKAGRVFVLDTGNSRIKVLGPSLEFVQHFLGDGFEERGGTGIAVTPSDSLLVINWRTRYVTELSFDGTLVSQFTHSDFVEPLSLAVNSKGEILVVDNNLKCVFVLDPSGKLLRRIELKRKGIRHSRFVSLIATGPQDEILIADSHIHVFSPGGEFLREIYPDGRNRGHFGGITYDKKGHIIATRSDKNKHYIQVFNFISGQLLYCIDSADAKLKRPAGLAVDDQYSVVVVDLGNDCVKKYRYK
- the LOC143229672 gene encoding tripartite motif-containing protein 2-like isoform X4; the encoded protein is MMTPSTLVETVSINYEDFSEHFLTCGTCLCTYDSQEHIPKLLSCSHSVCRSCLERIVAATGVRDAGSFRCPICRETIPLPRGGINALPPSFLVNQLLDLMSRQRREVVPRCSTHTAQELLFCESCDCVFCSACNEGSHENGNGSYSHTVIPFSIAIKRMSEILLYKANLCIEKLNVAAENVNSEIGKLDQNVEHTFELINRTFQEIINAVEKRRQEVLGMIKKMRDEKKKVLLDQLTMIQGEKSTVEKECQGLQNQVEVRNITKKISDLNEKIDAVKNFMEPRENAFIKYEHLHNSAFSEIEAALNAFGRVRTSKTFPALCTADVCDTSAHLESFSLLRTVDYHGSLQSAGGDPVVIELRYENGEQVEAQLLDEGDGTYNIRYTPEQVGIYELHVSIFGRPIKGSPYHFTSSEHINPVICFGSAGAGDEHFLQPAAIAINKAGRVFVLDTGNSRIKVLGPSLEFVQHFLGDGFEERGGTGIAVTPSDSLLVINWRTRYVTELSFDGTLVSQFTHSDFVEPLSLAVNSKGEILVVDNNLKCVFVLDPSGKLLRRIELKRKGIRHSRFVSLIATGPQDEILIADSHIHVFSPGGEFLREIYPDGRNRGHFGGITYDKKGHIIATRSDKNKHYIQVFNFISGQLLYCIDSADAKLKRPAGLAVDDQYSVVVVDLGNDCVKKYRYK